A window of the Vibrio fluvialis genome harbors these coding sequences:
- the purB gene encoding adenylosuccinate lyase has product MELSALTAVSPVDGRYGSKTIALRSIFSEFGLLKYRSIVEIRWLQKLAATDAIKEVPAFSAEANQFLDDIAANFSEEDALRIKEIERTTNHDVKAVEYFLKEKVAGMPELHAVNEFIHFACTSEDINNTSHALMLKEARETVILPEIRNLIDAIKALAVEYRDIPLLSRTHGQPASPSTMGKEMANVAYRMERQYKQIENVEILAKINGAVGNYNAHLSAYPTVDWHKFSEEFVTESLGVTWNPYTTQIEPHDYIAELFDAVARFNTILIDFDRDVWGYIALGHFKQKTIAGEIGSSTMPHKVNPIDFENSEGNLGLANAVFGHLAQKLPISRWQRDLTDSTVLRNLGVGVGYAIIAYTSTLKGISKLEVNRDALLAELDKNWEVLAEPVQTVMRRYGIEKPYEKLKELTRGKRVDGEAMRNFIDGLELPEDEKVRLKEMTPASYIGYAIELTDQL; this is encoded by the coding sequence ATGGAACTGTCAGCATTGACTGCTGTTTCACCAGTAGACGGCCGTTACGGAAGTAAGACAATTGCACTACGCAGCATCTTTAGCGAGTTTGGCCTACTAAAGTACCGCTCTATCGTTGAAATCCGTTGGCTGCAAAAATTAGCTGCCACCGACGCGATCAAGGAAGTACCAGCATTCAGTGCAGAAGCAAACCAGTTCCTGGACGATATCGCCGCCAACTTCAGTGAAGAAGACGCGCTGCGCATCAAAGAAATCGAACGTACCACTAACCACGACGTAAAAGCGGTTGAGTACTTCCTGAAAGAGAAAGTTGCTGGCATGCCAGAACTGCACGCGGTAAACGAATTCATTCACTTTGCTTGTACATCTGAAGACATCAACAACACCTCTCACGCTCTGATGCTGAAAGAAGCGCGTGAAACGGTGATTCTGCCAGAAATCCGCAACCTGATTGATGCGATCAAAGCACTGGCAGTGGAATACCGCGATATTCCACTGCTGTCTCGTACACACGGTCAACCTGCGTCGCCATCAACCATGGGTAAAGAAATGGCAAACGTTGCCTACCGCATGGAACGTCAATACAAGCAAATCGAAAACGTTGAGATCCTGGCGAAAATCAACGGCGCCGTAGGTAACTACAACGCACACCTGTCTGCCTACCCAACGGTTGATTGGCATAAATTCAGCGAAGAGTTTGTCACTGAATCTCTGGGCGTAACTTGGAACCCATACACCACTCAGATCGAACCTCACGATTACATCGCAGAGCTGTTTGATGCCGTGGCGCGTTTCAACACCATTCTGATCGACTTCGACCGTGACGTTTGGGGCTACATCGCACTGGGCCACTTCAAGCAAAAAACCATTGCAGGCGAAATCGGTTCTTCAACCATGCCGCACAAAGTTAACCCGATTGACTTCGAAAACTCTGAAGGCAACCTTGGTCTGGCGAACGCAGTCTTTGGCCACCTGGCGCAGAAACTCCCTATCTCTCGCTGGCAGCGTGACCTGACGGATTCAACCGTACTCCGTAACCTGGGTGTGGGTGTGGGCTACGCGATCATCGCTTACACTTCAACGCTCAAAGGCATCAGCAAGCTGGAAGTGAACCGTGACGCTCTGCTGGCTGAACTGGACAAAAACTGGGAAGTTCTGGCTGAGCCAGTACAAACTGTGATGCGTCGTTACGGCATTGAAAAGCCTTATGAGAAGCTAAAAGAGCTGACTCGTGGTAAACGTGTCGACGGCGAAGCGATGCGTAACTTCATCGACGGTCTGGAACTGCCTGAAGACGAAAAAGTACGTCTGAAAGAGATGACGCCAGCGAGCTACATCGGTTACGCCATTGAGCTGACTGATCAGCTGTAA
- the hflD gene encoding high frequency lysogenization protein HflD, with protein MANTNYDRTIAFAGICQAVALVQQVAKNGYCDSDAFETSLKAILSTNPSNTLNVFGSEANLKVGLECLVNGIDSTPAGSEVTRYIISLMALERKLTSRRDAMSQLGDRIQMIERQVEHFDLLDDQMISNLASVYLDVISPIGPRIQVTGTPAVLQQTANQQKVRALLLSGIRCAVLWRQVGGKRRHLIFGRKKMIEQAKILLARL; from the coding sequence GTGGCTAACACAAATTATGACCGTACCATCGCTTTCGCCGGGATCTGCCAGGCTGTCGCTCTGGTTCAGCAAGTGGCGAAAAACGGTTACTGTGATTCAGACGCGTTTGAAACTTCACTTAAAGCTATTCTGTCGACGAACCCATCGAATACGCTGAATGTATTCGGTAGCGAGGCCAACCTGAAAGTCGGCCTCGAATGTCTGGTCAATGGCATCGACAGTACACCTGCTGGCAGCGAAGTGACTCGCTACATCATCAGCCTGATGGCTTTAGAACGTAAACTGACGAGCCGCCGTGACGCGATGTCGCAGCTCGGCGATCGTATTCAGATGATTGAACGTCAGGTCGAACATTTCGACTTGCTGGATGATCAAATGATCAGCAACCTAGCCAGCGTTTATCTGGATGTGATTAGCCCTATTGGCCCACGTATTCAGGTAACGGGTACCCCGGCGGTACTGCAACAAACGGCGAATCAGCAAAAAGTGCGTGCTCTGCTGCTATCCGGTATTCGCTGCGCCGTATTGTGGCGACAAGTGGGTGGTAAACGACGTCATTTGATTTTCGGGCGCAAGAAGATGATTGAACAGGCGAAAATCCTGTTAGCCAGACTGTAA
- the mnmA gene encoding tRNA 2-thiouridine(34) synthase MnmA, which produces MSENRNANSQKKVIVGMSGGVDSSVSAYLLQQQGYQVEGLFMKNWEEDDNEEYCTAAEDLADAQAVCDKLGIHLHTINFAAEYWDNVFEYFLAEYKAGRTPNPDILCNKEIKFKAFLEFADEVLDADYIAMGHYVRRTFPQNGEKPQMLRGLDSNKDQSYFLYTLSHEQVDRSLFPVGELEKPEVRRIAEEQGLITAKKKDSTGICFIGERKFTDFLSRYLPAQPGKIETPEGKVIGEHQGLMYHTLGQRKGLHIGGTKDGSEEPWYVADKDLKRNVLIAVQGADHPLLKSNGLIASQLHWVDRTPITEPTRCTVKTRYRQTDIPCTVIPVDDNTIKVMFDEPQVAVTPGQSAVFYQGEVCLGGGIIEERLS; this is translated from the coding sequence ATGTCAGAGAACCGCAACGCAAACAGCCAAAAGAAAGTCATAGTCGGTATGTCAGGTGGCGTTGATTCATCCGTTTCAGCTTATCTTCTTCAACAGCAGGGTTATCAGGTTGAAGGCCTGTTCATGAAGAACTGGGAAGAAGATGACAACGAAGAATACTGTACAGCGGCGGAAGATTTGGCGGATGCTCAGGCAGTCTGTGACAAACTGGGTATTCATCTGCATACCATCAACTTTGCAGCGGAATACTGGGACAACGTGTTCGAGTATTTCCTGGCTGAGTACAAAGCAGGTCGTACGCCAAACCCAGACATCCTTTGTAACAAAGAAATTAAGTTCAAAGCCTTCCTTGAATTTGCTGATGAAGTGCTCGATGCAGACTACATTGCGATGGGTCATTATGTGCGTCGCACCTTCCCGCAAAACGGTGAAAAACCGCAAATGTTGCGAGGCCTCGACAGCAACAAAGATCAGAGCTACTTCCTTTATACACTAAGCCACGAGCAAGTTGATCGCAGCCTGTTCCCAGTGGGAGAATTGGAAAAGCCTGAAGTTCGCCGCATCGCGGAAGAACAAGGACTTATCACCGCGAAGAAGAAAGATTCGACCGGTATCTGTTTCATCGGTGAGCGAAAATTTACCGATTTCTTGTCTCGCTATTTGCCAGCGCAACCGGGTAAAATCGAAACGCCTGAAGGTAAAGTGATTGGTGAGCATCAGGGGCTGATGTATCACACGCTGGGTCAGCGTAAAGGTTTGCACATCGGTGGCACCAAAGACGGCTCTGAAGAGCCTTGGTACGTAGCCGATAAAGATCTGAAACGTAACGTGCTGATTGCTGTTCAGGGCGCGGATCATCCATTGTTGAAATCAAATGGTCTTATCGCCTCTCAATTGCATTGGGTAGACCGCACCCCAATCACAGAGCCAACTCGTTGCACCGTGAAAACACGTTATCGTCAAACGGACATCCCGTGTACAGTCATCCCAGTCGATGACAACACCATCAAAGTGATGTTTGACGAGCCACAAGTGGCGGTTACCCCAGGTCAGTCTGCCGTATTCTATCAAGGCGAAGTGTGTCTTGGCGGCGGCATTATTGAAGAACGACTGTCTTAG
- a CDS encoding inosine/guanosine kinase, with translation MKFPGQRKSKHYFPVHARDPLVIQAQESKKMSRTHIIGIDQTLVDIEAKVDTDLIERYGLSKGHSLVISDEAAEALYNELKSEQLITNEYAGGTIGNTLHNYSVLADDRSTLLGVMSQDIKIGSYGYRYLCNTSSRMDLNYLQGVDGAIGRCFALITEDGERTFAISEGQMNQLSPENIPEKIFKSASALVITAYLVRCKEGDPMPEATMRAIEYAKKYDVPVVLTLGTKFVIQDDPKFWQDFLRDHVTVVAMNEDEAEALTGERDPLAASDKALDWVDLVLCTAGPVGLFMAGYTEDSAKRETSLPLLPGSIPEFNRYEFSRPASKISCINPVRIYSHISPYMGGPEKIKNTNGAGDAALSALLHDMAANKYHKENVPNSSKHQHEFLTYSSFSQVCKYSNRVSYEVLVQHSPRLSRGLPEREDSLEEAYWER, from the coding sequence ATGAAATTTCCTGGCCAACGCAAATCCAAGCATTATTTCCCTGTTCACGCGCGCGATCCTCTTGTGATTCAAGCACAAGAAAGCAAAAAAATGTCGCGCACTCATATTATTGGTATCGACCAAACTCTGGTGGATATTGAAGCGAAAGTCGATACTGACTTGATTGAGCGTTATGGTCTGAGTAAAGGGCACTCGCTGGTCATCAGCGATGAAGCGGCCGAAGCACTGTACAATGAGTTGAAGTCTGAACAGCTGATTACCAATGAATATGCGGGTGGCACCATCGGTAACACACTTCATAACTATTCTGTACTGGCTGATGATCGTTCGACCTTATTAGGCGTAATGAGTCAGGATATTAAAATCGGCAGTTATGGTTACCGTTATCTGTGTAATACCTCCAGCCGCATGGATTTGAATTACCTGCAGGGTGTCGATGGCGCTATTGGTCGCTGTTTCGCTCTGATTACTGAAGACGGTGAGCGCACGTTTGCGATCAGTGAAGGTCAGATGAACCAACTGAGCCCGGAAAATATTCCTGAGAAGATTTTCAAAAGTGCTTCAGCGTTAGTAATTACCGCCTATTTGGTGCGTTGTAAAGAAGGCGATCCGATGCCGGAAGCCACCATGCGCGCCATTGAGTACGCGAAAAAATACGACGTTCCTGTCGTACTGACGCTGGGTACTAAGTTCGTGATTCAGGACGATCCTAAATTCTGGCAGGATTTCCTACGTGACCACGTGACGGTTGTCGCGATGAACGAAGATGAAGCGGAGGCTCTGACGGGCGAGCGTGATCCTCTGGCGGCGTCAGATAAAGCGCTGGATTGGGTTGACCTGGTTCTGTGTACCGCAGGTCCGGTTGGCCTGTTTATGGCGGGTTACACTGAGGATTCAGCGAAACGTGAAACCTCTCTGCCTTTATTACCTGGCTCGATTCCAGAATTCAACCGCTATGAGTTCAGCCGTCCTGCCAGCAAAATCAGCTGCATTAATCCTGTTCGTATTTATTCTCATATTTCCCCTTATATGGGTGGTCCTGAGAAAATTAAAAACACCAATGGTGCCGGTGATGCTGCTTTGTCTGCTCTACTGCACGATATGGCAGCAAATAAATACCATAAAGAAAATGTTCCGAATTCAAGCAAACACCAGCATGAATTCTTAACCTATTCTTCATTTTCTCAGGTTTGTAAATATTCAAATCGCGTGAGTTATGAGGTGTTGGTTCAACATTCGCCACGGTTATCCCGTGGACTGCCAGAGCGTGAAGATAGTTTGGAAGAAGCGTACTGGGAACGCTAA
- a CDS encoding H-NS family histone-like protein, protein MSEVTKTLLNIRSLRAYARELTLEQLEEALDKLTIVVQERKESEEEERAEREAQEAKLAAIAEQIAKDGIDVDALITALAGETKTKAKGKRAPRPAKYKYMDNGVEKTWTGQGRTPSVIQKALDEGKSLEEFAL, encoded by the coding sequence ATGTCGGAAGTTACGAAAACTCTATTGAATATTCGCAGCCTGCGCGCTTATGCACGCGAATTGACTCTGGAGCAGCTAGAAGAAGCTTTGGATAAATTAACTATCGTTGTTCAAGAGCGTAAAGAATCTGAAGAAGAAGAACGCGCAGAACGCGAAGCTCAGGAAGCGAAACTGGCAGCAATTGCAGAACAAATTGCAAAAGACGGCATTGATGTTGACGCGTTAATTACTGCTCTTGCTGGTGAAACAAAAACTAAAGCAAAAGGCAAACGCGCTCCTCGTCCAGCGAAATACAAATACATGGACAACGGCGTAGAAAAGACCTGGACAGGTCAAGGCCGTACACCTTCTGTTATCCAGAAAGCTCTGGACGAAGGTAAATCACTGGAAGAGTTCGCTCTCTAA
- a CDS encoding Na+/H+ antiporter NhaC family protein has product MNVIDFASSPLSLLPPLVALSLAIVTRKVLVSLGVGILLGALLLADYSVGGALSYVGSKVSSVFVEDGGLNTWNMSIVGFLLLLGMMTALLTLSGGTRAFAEWAQVRVKSKRGSKLLAAFLGVFIFVDDYFNSLAVGSIARPVTDRFYVSRAKLAYILDSTAAPMCVVMPASSWGAYIMTIIGGILVSHGITDYSPLGAYMRLVPMNFYAIFALLMVFAVVWFKMDIGPMRQHEINASQGRGFDSDDDSDSQAAHDLNEELDIRESEHGKVSDLILPIVLLIIATIGAMLFTGGQSLASDGIAFNVLGAFENTDVGTSLIYGGLVGLAVALYTVLKQRIGLGEIAKTLWIGAKSMFGAILILIFAWTIGSVIGDMKTGAYLSSMVQGNINPHWLPVILFALSGIMAFSTGTSWGTFGIMLPIAGDMAGATDVALMLPMLSAVLAGSVFGDHCSPISDTTILSSTGARCNHIDHVSTQLPYSLAVAGVSAVGFVVLGMTASVMLSFAAASAAFIAVCFVFVSLSKAKMTSCETA; this is encoded by the coding sequence ATGAATGTAATTGATTTTGCTTCCTCTCCACTATCTTTACTTCCGCCGCTGGTGGCTCTTAGCCTCGCTATTGTTACCCGCAAAGTATTGGTATCTCTCGGTGTAGGTATTTTATTAGGTGCGTTACTTCTTGCTGACTACTCTGTCGGTGGGGCATTGAGCTATGTTGGTTCTAAAGTATCGAGTGTCTTTGTTGAAGACGGCGGTCTAAATACTTGGAACATGAGTATTGTTGGCTTCCTGCTTCTGCTGGGTATGATGACGGCGTTGCTGACACTCTCTGGCGGCACTCGTGCGTTCGCTGAGTGGGCTCAGGTTCGAGTGAAAAGTAAACGAGGCTCTAAACTTCTGGCCGCTTTCCTGGGCGTGTTCATTTTTGTTGATGACTACTTTAACAGCCTGGCCGTAGGTTCTATTGCTCGTCCGGTTACTGACCGCTTTTACGTGTCTCGCGCTAAACTGGCGTATATTCTGGATTCGACCGCAGCGCCAATGTGTGTAGTGATGCCAGCATCAAGCTGGGGTGCCTACATTATGACCATCATCGGTGGCATTCTGGTGTCACACGGTATCACTGACTATTCACCACTGGGTGCGTACATGCGTCTGGTACCGATGAACTTCTACGCGATCTTCGCTCTGTTGATGGTATTCGCGGTGGTCTGGTTCAAGATGGACATCGGCCCAATGCGTCAACATGAAATTAATGCGTCTCAGGGCCGAGGTTTCGACAGTGACGATGATAGTGACTCTCAAGCGGCTCACGATCTCAATGAAGAGCTGGATATCCGCGAAAGCGAGCACGGTAAAGTGTCTGATCTGATCCTGCCTATCGTTCTACTGATCATCGCTACTATTGGCGCGATGCTCTTCACGGGTGGTCAATCACTAGCCAGCGATGGTATTGCGTTCAACGTGTTGGGCGCATTTGAAAATACCGATGTGGGTACTTCACTGATTTACGGTGGCCTGGTTGGTTTGGCTGTGGCTTTGTATACCGTTCTGAAGCAGCGTATTGGTTTGGGTGAAATCGCGAAAACACTGTGGATCGGTGCGAAATCGATGTTCGGTGCGATTCTGATTCTGATTTTCGCCTGGACAATCGGTTCTGTTATCGGCGACATGAAAACCGGTGCTTACCTTTCATCCATGGTGCAAGGCAACATCAACCCACACTGGTTGCCAGTGATTCTATTTGCTCTGTCGGGGATCATGGCGTTCTCGACCGGTACTTCTTGGGGCACATTCGGCATCATGCTGCCGATTGCAGGGGATATGGCTGGTGCTACCGATGTAGCTCTGATGCTGCCAATGCTGAGTGCTGTGCTGGCAGGTTCGGTATTTGGTGACCACTGTTCACCAATTTCAGATACCACGATTCTGTCTTCAACTGGTGCACGTTGTAATCACATCGATCACGTATCAACGCAGCTTCCTTACTCTTTGGCGGTAGCTGGTGTTTCTGCGGTAGGTTTCGTGGTGCTGGGTATGACGGCGTCAGTGATGTTGTCGTTTGCCGCAGCGAGCGCAGCCTTCATCGCGGTATGTTTTGTTTTTGTCAGTCTGTCAAAAGCGAAAATGACCAGTTGCGAAACGGCTTAA
- a CDS encoding sigma-54 interaction domain-containing protein: MSAHVDSLCAAAYNTLELIGESSSMADVRNKILKYANSDAEVLIQGETGVGKGLCAKLIHKLSARRDHPFIEVNCGSIASGLIASELFGHQKGAFTGAISDHIGYIQRSHNGTLFLDEIGDMPPDLQIHLLHFLESKKMQRLGSDSSVVVNCRIIAASHVDLKQDIIQGGFREDLYYRLNILPLFIPPLRERKVDITGYAQYFLNVLSDGKKKHLTKPVLDYLSRHSWPGNVRELRNVIQRAIIMCGDKNITIADLGLEIIDRQMLPASDTIDSDYLLQVISDHKHNMSAAARYMGISRTTLYRLLKKYNLQK, encoded by the coding sequence GTGAGTGCTCATGTAGATTCATTGTGTGCCGCAGCTTACAACACGCTGGAACTGATCGGCGAGAGCTCCAGCATGGCAGATGTGCGCAACAAGATTTTGAAATACGCCAACAGTGACGCTGAAGTCCTTATCCAAGGTGAAACCGGTGTGGGCAAAGGTCTGTGTGCCAAACTGATACATAAACTCTCTGCGCGGCGTGATCACCCATTCATTGAAGTGAACTGCGGTTCCATCGCCAGTGGTCTGATTGCGTCTGAACTGTTTGGCCACCAAAAAGGCGCATTTACCGGCGCTATTTCTGACCATATTGGTTACATCCAACGCTCGCACAACGGCACACTATTTCTCGATGAGATTGGTGATATGCCACCGGACTTGCAAATTCATCTGCTGCACTTTCTTGAGTCCAAAAAGATGCAGCGTTTGGGCTCAGACAGCAGCGTAGTGGTCAATTGCCGCATTATTGCGGCCAGCCATGTAGATTTGAAGCAAGACATTATTCAAGGTGGATTCCGGGAAGATTTATATTATCGCCTCAATATTTTGCCGCTCTTTATTCCCCCATTGCGCGAGCGCAAAGTCGATATCACCGGCTACGCTCAGTATTTCCTCAATGTGTTAAGCGATGGTAAGAAAAAACATCTGACCAAACCGGTACTGGATTATCTCAGCCGCCACTCTTGGCCGGGCAATGTGCGGGAACTGCGCAACGTGATCCAAAGAGCGATCATTATGTGTGGTGATAAGAACATCACTATTGCGGATTTGGGATTAGAAATTATCGACCGTCAAATGCTGCCCGCTTCCGATACGATTGATTCCGACTATTTATTGCAGGTCATCAGCGATCATAAACACAATATGAGTGCCGCAGCCCGCTATATGGGAATATCTCGCACCACTCTTTACCGACTTTTGAAAAAGTACAATCTGCAGAAATAA
- the hisG gene encoding ATP phosphoribosyltransferase, which produces MQTQRLRIAIQKKGRLSKECQELLKKCGVKFNIMGERLVVHSLNMPIDLLLVRDDDIPGLIMDGVVDLGFVGENVLEETRLDRKALNQPSEFVSLRRMDFGGCRLSIAIDKELPYNSPQDLRGKRIATTYPQLLKAYMDEQGIDFTTCMLTGSVEVAPRAGLADAIADLVSTGATLEANGLKEVEVIYQSKAVLIQRSGDFAADKVELIEKLLARMQGVQQAKESKYIMLHAPVDKLAQVKSLLPGAEDPTVLPLSADKTKVAVHMVSSENLFWETMEQLKALGASSILVLPIEKIME; this is translated from the coding sequence ATGCAAACACAACGCCTAAGAATCGCAATTCAAAAGAAAGGTCGCCTGAGCAAAGAGTGTCAGGAACTGCTGAAAAAATGTGGTGTGAAATTCAATATCATGGGTGAGCGCCTGGTCGTGCACTCACTAAATATGCCGATTGACCTGTTGCTGGTTCGTGATGACGATATTCCTGGCCTGATCATGGACGGTGTTGTGGATTTAGGTTTCGTGGGTGAAAACGTACTGGAAGAAACCCGTCTTGATCGTAAGGCTCTCAACCAGCCGAGTGAATTTGTTTCTTTGCGTCGTATGGATTTCGGAGGCTGTCGCCTGTCTATCGCCATCGATAAAGAACTGCCATACAACAGTCCACAAGATCTGCGTGGCAAACGCATCGCAACCACCTATCCGCAACTGCTAAAAGCCTACATGGATGAGCAGGGCATTGACTTCACTACTTGTATGCTAACCGGTTCGGTGGAAGTGGCACCACGTGCTGGCCTGGCTGACGCTATTGCTGACCTGGTTTCTACCGGCGCAACTCTGGAAGCGAACGGCCTGAAAGAAGTGGAAGTCATTTACCAGTCTAAAGCGGTTCTGATTCAGCGCAGCGGTGATTTCGCGGCTGATAAAGTTGAACTGATTGAAAAGCTGCTGGCTCGTATGCAGGGCGTTCAACAAGCAAAAGAATCGAAGTACATCATGCTGCATGCTCCGGTGGATAAACTGGCGCAAGTGAAATCCCTGTTGCCGGGTGCTGAAGATCCAACCGTTCTGCCTCTTTCTGCTGATAAAACCAAGGTGGCCGTACACATGGTGAGCTCAGAGAATCTGTTCTGGGAAACGATGGAACAGCTGAAAGCATTAGGCGCAAGTTCTATTCTTGTTCTACCAATCGAAAAGATTATGGAGTAA
- the hisD gene encoding histidinol dehydrogenase, producing MRTVVWQSLSETQQDSILERPAIAEGANITAAVSEVIAKVRAEGDAALLELTAKFDRVTPESIRVTQDEIDAASERLSDEMKQALEQAYTNIAKFHKAQKPQPIKVETMPGVVCEQVTHAINKVGLYIPGGSAPLPSTVLMLGVPAQIAGCRKVVLCSPPPIADEILYVAKLCKIDEVYNVGGGQAIAAMAYGTETVAKVDKIFGPGNAYVTEAKRQVSNDFRGAAIDMPAGPSEVLVIADDTADPDFIAADLLSQAEHGPDSQVVLVTPSPVVADKVTDAVQKQLKELSRSGIAEKALASSLIIIAESLTQAVSISNFYGPEHLIVQTKNPRELVPLLDNAGSIFLGDWSPESVGDYASGTNHVLPTYGYTRTYSSLGLADFSKRMTVQELSAEGLQTLAPTVVAMANAEGLDAHKRAVTIRVEKLQKA from the coding sequence ATGAGAACTGTTGTTTGGCAATCGTTGAGTGAAACTCAGCAAGATTCCATTCTGGAGCGTCCTGCCATTGCAGAAGGTGCCAATATTACTGCTGCCGTTTCGGAAGTGATCGCGAAGGTGCGTGCAGAAGGCGATGCTGCGCTGCTGGAGCTGACTGCAAAGTTTGACCGTGTGACACCAGAATCGATTCGTGTCACTCAAGACGAAATTGACGCAGCGTCTGAACGTCTTAGCGACGAGATGAAACAGGCACTGGAGCAGGCTTACACCAATATCGCAAAGTTCCATAAAGCACAGAAACCGCAACCAATTAAGGTCGAAACCATGCCGGGTGTGGTGTGTGAGCAAGTGACACACGCCATCAATAAAGTGGGCCTTTATATTCCGGGTGGTAGCGCACCACTGCCGTCAACAGTATTGATGTTGGGTGTTCCGGCGCAAATTGCGGGTTGCCGTAAAGTGGTGCTGTGTTCACCGCCGCCGATTGCCGACGAAATTCTGTATGTAGCCAAGCTGTGTAAGATTGATGAAGTCTATAACGTTGGCGGCGGCCAGGCGATTGCGGCCATGGCTTACGGCACCGAAACCGTGGCTAAAGTCGATAAGATTTTTGGCCCGGGTAACGCGTATGTCACCGAAGCTAAGCGTCAGGTGAGCAACGATTTCCGCGGTGCGGCGATTGATATGCCAGCAGGCCCATCAGAAGTATTGGTTATTGCTGACGATACCGCTGACCCAGATTTTATCGCCGCTGATTTGCTCAGCCAGGCAGAACACGGCCCAGATTCTCAAGTTGTGTTAGTGACGCCATCACCAGTCGTTGCCGACAAAGTGACCGACGCAGTGCAAAAGCAACTGAAAGAACTATCACGTTCCGGTATCGCTGAAAAAGCGCTGGCATCTAGCTTAATCATCATCGCTGAGTCGCTGACTCAAGCAGTATCGATTTCAAACTTCTATGGTCCGGAGCACCTGATTGTTCAGACCAAAAATCCACGTGAGTTGGTGCCACTGCTCGACAATGCTGGTTCTATTTTCCTGGGTGACTGGTCGCCAGAGTCGGTTGGCGATTACGCATCAGGTACTAACCACGTACTGCCGACCTACGGTTATACCCGTACCTACTCAAGTTTGGGCTTGGCAGACTTCAGTAAACGAATGACAGTGCAAGAGCTGAGTGCAGAGGGTCTGCAAACTCTGGCTCCGACCGTTGTAGCAATGGCAAATGCGGAAGGTCTGGATGCACACAAACGTGCCGTGACCATTCGAGTAGAAAAGTTACAGAAGGCTTAA
- the hisC gene encoding histidinol-phosphate transaminase, with translation MEKLARKQVQALTPYLSARRIGGSGDVWLNANESPFDNEYKTDFARLNRYSDCQPKALIQAYANYAGVKPEQVLTSRGADEGIELLIRAFCEPNEDAILFCPPTYGMYAISAETFGVERKKVPLTQDWQLDLPTIEANLDNVKLVFVCSPNNPTGNLVKREDIISLLEMTKGRAIVVMDEAYIDFCPEASTVDLLAEYSNLAILRTLSKAFALAGLRCGFTLANAELINVLLKVIAPYPVPVPVADIAVQALSEAGLARAKFQVLDLNANRAYLQVGLQMIDGVQVFEGWGNYLLVKFPDGDALFKAAWEHGIILRNSPIENCVRISVGNREECEKTVAFIRNYYQ, from the coding sequence ATGGAAAAACTCGCACGTAAACAAGTTCAGGCATTGACCCCGTATCTGTCTGCACGCCGCATTGGTGGTAGTGGTGATGTATGGCTGAATGCCAATGAATCACCATTTGATAACGAGTACAAAACGGATTTTGCCCGCCTCAACCGTTACAGCGATTGCCAACCTAAAGCCTTGATTCAGGCTTATGCCAATTACGCTGGTGTAAAACCAGAACAGGTTCTGACTTCGCGTGGTGCTGATGAAGGCATCGAATTGCTGATTCGTGCCTTTTGTGAACCGAATGAAGATGCGATTTTATTCTGTCCGCCGACATACGGTATGTACGCCATCAGTGCCGAAACCTTTGGTGTAGAACGCAAGAAAGTACCGCTTACCCAAGACTGGCAACTTGATCTGCCAACTATCGAAGCCAATCTGGACAACGTGAAATTGGTGTTTGTGTGCAGCCCGAACAACCCAACCGGAAATCTGGTGAAGCGCGAAGACATCATCTCATTATTAGAGATGACCAAAGGCCGGGCGATTGTGGTGATGGATGAAGCGTATATCGACTTCTGCCCGGAAGCGTCCACCGTTGACTTACTGGCTGAGTACTCGAATCTGGCGATTCTGCGCACATTGTCGAAAGCATTTGCGCTGGCCGGGCTACGTTGTGGTTTCACGCTGGCAAACGCAGAACTTATCAACGTTTTGCTGAAAGTGATTGCCCCTTACCCAGTGCCGGTGCCTGTGGCGGATATCGCGGTGCAGGCGCTGTCTGAAGCCGGGCTGGCACGTGCCAAATTCCAGGTGCTGGATTTGAATGCCAACCGTGCTTACCTGCAAGTTGGCTTGCAGATGATTGACGGTGTCCAGGTATTTGAAGGCTGGGGCAACTATTTGCTGGTGAAATTCCCGGATGGCGACGCGCTGTTTAAAGCAGCATGGGAACACGGCATCATCTTGCGCAATTCACCGATTGAAAATTGTGTGCGCATTTCGGTGGGTAACCGTGAAGAGTGTGAGAAAACGGTCGCGTTTATTCGCAACTACTACCAGTAA